A single region of the Chrysoperla carnea chromosome 5, inChrCarn1.1, whole genome shotgun sequence genome encodes:
- the LOC123299969 gene encoding angiotensin-converting enzyme-like, whose translation MVVNYSNVCFLLIFVNLVCSINDERIIQGTNNNLGESLQFLREFDREASNMCTRVTTAQWKYATNMTDYNKRRMIEQQTLSEKLERISWRKAITFAWSALPDPQARRQLKLLIIQGRASLNDDKYNEIYHLIAEMKDIYNNIKICPFKGFNNYCDMRLDPDIIRTMAHSRNYDELQYIWSEWRKKTAPTKNKFMRYVQLANQAATAMGFRDAGEQMQAPYEDENFIENLSDVFYKIEPLYKELHAYVRRKLSLRYGFERIRVDGPIPAHLLGNLWAQNWKSIIDLVQPFQTTQNFDVTSEMLRQGYTPLRMFQLAEEFFTSMGLKSMPPEFWINSMLEKPTNRQVQCTSSAWDFCNKVDYRIKQCTQVTMDDLISIHHEMAHVEYYLQYADQPYIFRDGANPAFHEALSDAIALSVRNPIHLHRIGLFNNNTDLYETNMNFLLMMALEKVAYIPFAYLVDQWRYKVFSDGVKNMNSLWWSLRLQYQGIIPPVPRSDSDFDPASKYHIISDQNYMKYFIAQVLQFQIYEALCTAANHQGQLHTCDIYRSREAGRLLSDVLKMGSSVHWRDVIRTLTNGKTDKLSADALLNYFQPLELWLKVQNRDEPIVGWNTNNEDTALFQSWKNCSNCLGNNSILVTFILALIFLNFYRI comes from the exons atggTGGTCAATTATTCAAATGTGTGTTTCCTATTGATATTTGTGAATTTGGTGTGTTCGATTAACGATGAACGAATTATTCAG GGTACAAACAATAATTTAGGCGAATCATTACAATTTTTACGAGAATTCGACCGTGAAGCATCGAACATGTGTACCCGTGTTACAACCGCACAATGGAAATATGCAACAAATATGACCGATTATAATAAGCGTCGTATGATTGAACAGCAAAcattaagtgaaaaattagaACGTATTTCATGGCGTAAAGCAATTACATTTGCATGGTCAGCGCTTCCAGATCCACAAGCACGacgtcaattaaaattattaattatacaagGAAGAGCCAGTCTAAATGATGACAAATATAATGAG atataCCATTTAATTGCGGAAATGAAAGatatttacaacaatataaaaatatgtcccTTTAAAGGCTTCAATAATTATTGTGACATGCGCTTAGATCCAGACATTATACGCACAATGGCACATTCACGTAATTATGATGAATTACAATATATTTGGAGTGAATGGCGTAAAAAAACCGCaccaacaaaaaacaaatttatgcgTTATGTACAATTGGCTAATCAAGCCGCAACTGCTATgg gttTTCGTGATGCTGGGGAACAAATGCAAGCACCATAcgaagatgaaaattttattgaaaatttatctgatgtattttataaaattgaaccaTTGTACAAAGAATTACATGCATATGTACGGCGGAAATTATCATTACGTTACGGATTTGAACGTATACGTGTAGATGGTCCAATACCAGCACATCTATTGGGTAATTTATGGGCACAAAATTGGAAAAGCATAATCGATTTGGTTCAACCATTTCAAACTactcaaaattttgatgttactAGTGAAATGTTACGACAGGGATACACTCCTTTAAG AATGTTTCAGTTGGCCGAAGAATTTTTCACGTCAATGGGGTTAAAATCAATGCCACCAGAGTTTTGGATCAATTCAATGTTGGAAAAACCAACGAATCGGCAAGTTCAATGTACGTCGAGCGCTTGggatttttgtaataaagttGATTACAG GATTAAACAATGTACTCAAGTAACGATGGATGATTTAATATCCATACATCATGAAATGGCGCATgtggaatattatttacaatatgcAGATCAACCTTATATTTTCCGCGATGGTGCAAATCCAG CTTTTCATGAAGCATTATCGGATGCAATTGCGTTGTCTGTAAGAAATCCAATTCATTTACATCGAAttggtttatttaataataatacagattTGTATGAGACAAATATGAATTTCTTATTAATGATGGCATTGGAAAAAGTTGCGTATATTCCATTTGCGTATTTAGTTGATCAg TGGCGTTATAAAGTATTTAGTGATggtgttaaaaatatgaattcgtTATGGTGGAGTTTACGTTTacaatatcaaggtataatccCACCAGTTCCACGATCAGATAGCGATTTTGATCCAGCCTCCAAGTATCATATAATCAGCGatcaaaattatatgaaatattttattgctcaagtattacaatttcaaatatatgAGGCATTATGTACTGCGGCAAACCATCAAGGACAATTACATACATGTGATATATATCGATCACGTGAAGCAGGACGATTATTAAg TGATGTCTTAAAAATGGGAAGTTCTGTACATTGGCGTGATGTAATACGAACACTAACAAATGGTAAAACTGATAAATTGTCAGCTGATGcattactaaattattttcaaccatTGGAGTTATggttaaaagtacaaaatcgtGATGAACCAATTGTTGGTTGGAATACAAATAATGAGGACACAGCATTATTTCAATCGTGGAAAAACTGTAGTAATTGTTTAGGAAATAATAGTATATTGGTCACATTTATactagcattaatatttttaaatttttatcgaatataa
- the LOC123300588 gene encoding uncharacterized protein LOC123300588 → MRNMANIITFIYFFFTIINKIYGESYECPVNYCKNYIENDECPKLEKTDDDHKLELLSPTPCNCCDYYLIKLDEGEQCLIGTPSSPRPYSICGDGLYCKGTLQEGEGKCAKIVTECTEKQAEWDKKRLDGTLGIMEARPKCDRNGDFEPVWCIPEQTCYCQNKKGDRIFGTMEFKSSVERDTYCDCSRKVDIANNLIPNSLKFENPTIRCLPNGNYDPLQCINNEGCLCTDEKTGIPSDDDWFKKLVNVSNINNETLWCFNEEIHTESQFLKPCQIEYEQIRNETLTLKENDIIRLQENLPKCHPDGSYHQVQENSTIKYCADPLGVQLKEYAVDVSSELAKTMDCNCARSEYILEHQNKGSHRQPQCCENGNYYQIQCRLDQCYCVDGNGNQIEKEVVQSNINKLSCYSKTTKKCTE, encoded by the exons ATGAGAAATATGGctaatattataacatttatttatttcttttttactataattaataaaatttatggagAAAGTTACGAATGTCCCGTTAATTACTGCAAG aaCTACATAGAAAATGATGAATGcccaaaattagaaaaaacagATGATGATCACAAACTTGAATTACTTTCACCAACACCATGTAATTGctgtgattattatttaatcaaattgg ACGAAGGCGAACAATGTTTGATTGGGACACCAAGTTCTCCAAGACCATATAGTATTTGTGGTGATGGATTATATTGCAAAGGAACATTACAAGAAGGCGAAGGAAAATGTGCCAAAA ttgtaaCAGAATGTACAGAGAAACAAGCCGAATGGGATAAAAAACGTTTAGATGGTACATTGGGAATAATGGAAGCTCGTCCTAAATGTGATCGAAATGGTGATTTTGAACCAGTATGGTGTATTCCAGAACAAAC ATGTTactgtcaaaataaaaaaggagACCGTATATTTGGTACTATGGAATTCAAGTCCAGTGTGGAAAGGGATACATATTGTGATTGTTCGCGAAAAGTTGATATTGCCAATAACTTAATaccaaattcattaaaatttgaaaatcctaCTATACGTTGTCTTCCAAATGGTAATTATGATCCGTTACAATGTATCAACAATGAAGGATGTCTTTGTACGGATGAAAAAACAGGGATTCCATCGGATGACGATTGGTTTAAGAAACttgtaaatgtttcaaatattaataatgagaCTTTGTGGTGTT ttaatgaaGAAATTCATACAGaaagtcaatttttaaaaccatGTCAAATTGAATATGAACAAATTCGTAATGAAACATTAAcgttaaaagaaaatgatataattcgtttacaagaaaatttaccaaaatgtCATCCAGACGGTTCTTATCATCAAGTACAAGAAAATTCGACTATAAAATATTGTGCAGATCCACTTGGTGTTCAACTCAAAGAATATGCTGTTGATGTTTCGTCAGAATTAGCCAAGACCATGGATTGTA attgtgCTCGATCTGAATATATTTTGGAACACCAGAACAAAGGATCACATCGTCAACCACAATgctgtgaaaatggaaattattatcaaatacaaTGTCGTTTGGACCAGTGTTATTGTGTGGATGGAAATGGtaatcaaatagaaaaagaagtCGTTCAATCgaatattaacaaattatcGTGTTACAGTAagactacaaaaaaatgtacagaataa